The Lactuca sativa cultivar Salinas chromosome 2, Lsat_Salinas_v11, whole genome shotgun sequence genome includes a window with the following:
- the LOC111903289 gene encoding uncharacterized protein LOC111903289, with amino-acid sequence MNSIKKIDPLAYEHLMERDPKSWCRAFFEVDRACDTYENGISESFNSVIDLARKRPLITMLEEIRIYAMERMYKMLQEGQSWGNLKICPSIRLKISKLNKQQRLIELLIFLGGFWGVIPSGIQQYEVRIGNDGYAVDLNNNTCGCRSWQVSGIPCVHAVAAISYLNRNVEDYVAPWFHTAMFLTCYNHTINPLNGSSMWPEAPYMKPLPPQKRRLLGRLTLKRKKDQYEMESKGKTRHTISKAGSVNRCTICRERGHNRSTCPTRPADVASTSRPKTKKPKKCKKEKGKVEPVQVDPVQADPVDPVQVPAPHVEPVQEDPMDPLQVPAPHVEPV; translated from the exons ATGAATTCCATAAAAAAAATTGACCCTTTGGCTTATGAACACCTCATGGAAAGGGACCCTAAAAGTTGGTGCAGGGCATTCTTTGAAGTGGACAGGGCTTGTGATACTTATGAGAATGGCATATCAGAAAGTTTCAACTCTGTTATTGATCTTGCTAGGAAAAGGCCACTCATCACCATGTTGGAAGAGATAAGGATTTATGCAATGGAGAGGATGTATAAAATGTTGCAAGAGGGACAAAGTTGGGGGAATTTAAAAATATGTCCATCTATAAGGTTGAAGATATCAAAGCTAAATAaacagcaaag ATTAATAGAACTTCTTATTTTTTTGGGCGGATTTTGGGGTGTTATACCATCTGGGATACAACAATATGAAGTTAGGATTGGAAATGATGGATATGCTGTGGACCTTAACAACAACACATGTGGATGTAGATCTTGGCAAGTATCAGGTATCCCATGTGTGCATGCAGTGGCAGCCATTTCATACCTCAACAGGAATGTAGAGGATTATGTTGCACCATGGTTCCATACAGCCATGTTCTTGACTTGTTACAACCATACCATTAACCCACTTAATGGTAGTTCCATGTGGCCTGAAGCTCCCTACATGAAGCCATTGCCTCCTCAAAAAAGAAGGTTACTAGGAAGGCTAACCCTTAAAAGGAAAAAAGATCAATATGAGATGGAAAGCAAGGGGAAAACAAGGCATACTATCTCAAAAGCAGGTTCAGTTAACAGATGCACTATTTGTAGAGAAAGGGGCCACAATAGATCAACATGTCCTACTAGACCAGCAGATGTAGCATCCACTTCAAGGCCAAAAACCAAGAaacctaaaaaatgtaaaaaagagAAAG GTAAAGTGGAACCAGTTCAAGTGGATCCAGTTCAAGCAGATCCAGTGGATCCAGTTCAAGTACCAGCTCCACATGTTGAACCAGTTCAAGAAGATCCAATGGATCCACTTCAAGTACCAGCTCCACATGTTGAACCAGTTTAA
- the LOC111903273 gene encoding ethylene-responsive transcription factor ERF026 produces the protein MANRRRNSSAFQLPQNDHTASQSTAAAGGSSPVYHGIRLRAGKWVSEIRENKSSRIWLGSYPTPEMAAAAYDVAALAIKGKYAVLNFPESILENTLPECPTADDIRAAAARAAAARSPAYEYGGGSMTVGGTNTAPPAGPGMYVDDEAVVGMPSLLSDMAEGMLLSPPRIDSDPPDDGTYYSGGGNLWNY, from the coding sequence ATGGCTAACCGGCGCCGCAATTCCTCAGCTTTTCAGCTACCCCAAAATGATCATACAGCTTCTCAATCCACCGCAGCAGCAGGTGGCTCCTCCCCAGTTTACCATGGAATCCGATTGCGAGCTGGGAAATGGGTTTCTGAAATTCGTGAAAACAAGTCCAGTCGCATATGGCTTGGTTCGTATCCGACACCAGAGATGGCTGCTGCTGCTTACGACGTGGCTGCATTGGCAATCAAAGGTAAGTATGCAGTCCTAAACTTTCCAGAATCTATTCTCGAAAATACGCTTCCCGAGTGTCCTACTGCCGATGACATCCGTGCCGCAGCTGCAAGAGCAGCTGCCGCTCGATCACCGGCGTATGAGTATGGTGGCGGAAGCATGACGGTGGGTGGTACAAATACAGCTCCTCCAGCTGGACCTGGTATGTATGTGGATGATGAAGCAGTGGTTGGCATGCCAAGTCTGTTGTCAGATATGGCGGAGGGAATGCTCCTTAGTCCACCGAGGATCGATTCTGATCCGCCAGATGATGGAACATATTATTCCGGTGGAGGAAATCTGTGGAACTACTAA